A part of Rhodamnia argentea isolate NSW1041297 chromosome 8, ASM2092103v1, whole genome shotgun sequence genomic DNA contains:
- the LOC115754105 gene encoding leucine-rich repeat receptor protein kinase MSP1, which produces MASLLLPMAAAFLLAPAILSTTVVDDLRNLRPPPEFNSTIAGNCICNPSLRYCGNSRPLDDLDEIFKSTIVASHLCNESHNPNCVESFDKIDLRGRPKIAPLYLSFDFFWKYCPLTIRSIDFSNNSLRGEFPTSVLACAQVEALDFSRNELRGDFPIERLTSLVNLTVLNLSYNHFSECKLSESLVFRRFNSSNFVHSGLIPNKQSFAVKALFLMIGLPVLVILIVGFIAMLCFRRRDLSSESQQPRVHFTTSMLKAATSGFSRENLEGTSDGVDIYRGILRDGTQVRIEIYRSEISNESKRKFVEECEVLVQLRHKNLVRVLGWCEDWVPRAIVTRWTDGESLEMWLTERAPPLKHRLKILVGVMEGMCYLHESWPQVGYDLRTSSIILSENLEPLIARFEFDSRNNTSKNKHKFGVLLLEMITNRGKMGDLEAGEARFIEHIRKNFPGNSQNLRDERIMMASTAIEQARQVIEIGLACINHSANEQLKMDHIRRILLRIYRSFHVHGSPNHG; this is translated from the exons ATGGCCTCTCTTCTCCTCCCGATGGCCGCGGCCTTTCTCCTCGCCCCAGCAATTCTCTCCACCACTGTTGTCGATGACCTCCGCAACCTGCGGCCTCCCCCCGAGTTCAActccaccatcgccggcaacTGCATCTGCAACCCTTCCCTGCGGTACTGCGGCAACTCTCGCCCTCTGGACGACCTCGATGAGATCTTCAAGTCCACTATCGTGGCGAGCCACCTCTGCAACGAGTCCCACAATCCTAATTGCGTCGAGTCCTTCGACAAGATCGACCTTCGGGGCCGCCCCAAGATCGCGCCACTCTACCTGTCCTTCGACTTCTTCTGGAAGTACTGCCCCCTAACGATTCGGTCCATCGACTTCTCCAACAACTCGCTGAGGGGCGAGTTCCCAACCAGCGTTCTGGCGTGCGCACAGGTTGAGGCCCTCGATTTCAGCCGCAATGAGCTCCGGGGCGATTTCCCCATTGAGAGGCTGACTTCGCTGGTCAACCTGACCGTCCTCAACCTCTCATACAATCACTTCTCGGAGTGTAAATTGTCCGAGAGCCTAGTCTTCAGGCGGTTCAATTCGAGTAATTTCGTACACTCGGGCCTCATTCCGAACAAACAGAGTTTTGCAGTCAAGGCGCTGTTTCTGATGATCGGCTTGCCAGTTCTGGTGATTTTAATTGTGGGTTTCATCGCCATGCTGTGTTTTAGAAGGCGCGATCTGTCATCGGAATCTCAACAACCGAGAGTTCACTTCACTACATCGATGCTTAAGGCGGCGACCAGTGGATTCTCACGTGAAAACTTAGAGGGGACGAGCGATGGAGTCGACATTTACAGAGGAATTCTGAGAGATGGTACGCAAGTAAGGATCGAGATATACCGGAGTGAGATTTCCAATGAAAGCAAGAGAAAATTCGTCGAAGAGTGCGAGGTTCTCGTCCAATTGCGCCACAAGAACCTGGTGCGAGTACTTGGTTGGTGCGAGGATTGGGTACCGCGAGCGATCGTGACAAGATGGACGGACGGAGAGAGCCTGGAGATGTGGTTGACAGAGAGAGCTCCACCGTTGAAGCACAGATTGAAAATATTGGTTGGAGTCATGGAAGGCATGTGTTATTTGCATGAATCTTGGCCTCAAGTGGGGTATGATCTCAGGACCAGCAGTATTATCCTGTCCGAAAATCTCGAGCCGCTGATTGCCCGGTTCGAGTTCGACAGTCGAAACAACACCTCGAAGA ACAAGCACAAGTTCGGAGTTCTTTTGTTGGAGATGATCACAAACAGAGGGAAAATGGGAGATCTCGAGGCGGGCGAGGCCCGTTTTATCGAGCACATCCGAAAGAACTTCCCTGGAAATTCGCAGAACTTGAGGGATGAGAGGATCATGATGGCAAGTACCGCAATCGAACAAGCTCGGCAGGTGATTGAGATCGGGTTAGCGTGCATCAATCACTCGGCTAACGAGCAGCTGAAGATGGATCATATCCGTCGTATCCTGCTGCGAATTTACAGATCATTCCATGTTCACGGATCTCCTAACCACGGATGA